GCAATTATGCTTCTTGTTGCCCTACACATACGTGCCCATCCTATCCCTCTTCTCTCTCCAAGTCACAAATTATACTCTCCACAATTAACCACCCCATTCATTTTCACgggtctctctctttctctcctttgTGAAACTAGTAGCCGCCATCTCCACCTTCtctcttcatcgattttttcatTATTCAATCAATAACCATGCACGCTGGAGAACCAAAAACCATAACGAAGACCAGTAGATCTCCATGAAACAACCTCCATGATCAGAGTCGACTCCCCCATTCTCTCTCTGCAAGCCGTCAACCTCCATAAAACAACCTTTATATCCGCCTCCGTGGGTCGTCAACCTGCATAAAACAACCTGCATATCCTCCTAGAAAGGCCGCCTAGCACCCAACTACCCCCGCCCAGGCGCCCAGTCGCCCGCCTAGGCGGTCGCCAAACCCACATCCGCCCAATAGAGCCGATTTGGCATTAGTTGACTCGGAGAGctgccgcccagcgcctagaGGGTGCCTAGATAGCCTGGGtagccgagttttagaacattgacccaagcatagaatcaatcaagaacaaagatgaacgcatacaaagttttttttacttcccttaattaaattaactagatgaacgcaccatagataaccctattaatcatgcaatcactagtggtagctaatcactaacaaaaacactcATAACACATTAAGAATCATAGAAGcttgatcaattcaagtcaagaacacaagttagaacgctaatcaatcatgcaagactcattgttaatttatctaagtaattataggttttccaccgaaattattaaagcctagaacgctagcaccttaatatggattcaattacatgttcatcaacctaagtatgcatccaaagatcaattaacacataaaagatgggattgaagttcgaaattaacaatcatgcaagAACACTTTGAAATCGCAGCTTTTTAATttgaaaaactaaaacctaaaacatgcttcataatattcaaaaatcacataactaaaatcaatctttcatCCACCATAGAAATCGCATAACAAGAAACCAAAATAGAGAACCAAAATCGAAATTCATAAGAAACCGAAATCGTTTTACATAGTTCAAAACCGAAAACAGAAAATGGGGttccatggttacactttttgatcttcaagcatgcaagaagcttcaaaaggtggtggaatggatgagagCTACGGCAAGGATGGTTGAATGGATGAGAGCTACGGCAAGGATAGTTGAATGGATGTTTCACTGTCTTGAACTTTGGAAATCTTGAAATTGCCGAAACCTTAGAAGAGAAAGGGGAGTGTTTGTGTATTTTATTCTGAATTTTTTGGTGTGTTGAATGTCTTCACAAACTCCCTTTATATAGTGAATGGCAAGGGCTAGGGttcccttgaatttctcttgAATTACATCACTTCGACCAATAGAAAAATAGCATATGAATTAGAGAGCAAGTAACCTTTCTTTGGCCGAAATCTTCCATGTATctagacttatttttgggctCCTTGTGTGTATAGTCATAAATCAATtcttatttctcttttttctctcataaaatcccaagaaaatccaaaaaaatcCCTTAAAGAtatttgctgaaaatcttttGATAATTCCTTGTAATTCTCACAGCAAAGGCATCTAGAGtatcatgtgcaagtcacatgatTCAAACTTCGGGCCAAACTCTCCCAAAATGGGCCAATTTGAAAGTATTCTTTAGCATTGCCGAAATTACTTCtttattctagaacattcttaaaccatcttgagtcatcttcaagacacaTCATCTCCTAACACCACCAGGTCTCCTAGTGTGATCAGGTTTtctagtccaactaggactctgtcattttttcatttcaaaGCAAATTTTTCCGAGCTCgctcctagttgcattaggattcctacttcaactgagATTCCTTCTCCTAGTAGAACTGGGAAagctttatttcttcatttctttgtcATTTCTGCGCCACATTTCTTCCTTGCTttcatttccatcatttccagctCTTCTTAGCTTATTTCTTGCGTTTGGAGCTCAAATGTatctaaaaacacaaaactaagtcAGAAATTATATTGTTAAGGGAATAAATAAGTAAAATGTTGAgaaaatgatactaaaaacatagaaaatattactCCGATCAACCTCCATTTTCCCCTCCGCCACCGCTtccacatcatcatcatcggaATCTTCATTCGATTCCTCTTCCGACTTCTCTTCCAAATCCTGATCCAAATCTTCTTCATGTTCCAACTCCTCCCCAGATCCCTCCTCCTCCAAATCTTCCTCGTCCTTCGTCTCCTTCAAACCTTCACGGTAGCCCTCACAAAATTAACAACTGCCCATAAACGACACAAAACCCTATCAACACTAAGTTAAACACTTCCCTAACTCATATATCCCAATTCTCAATCACATAACAAGAATttaagcaaaaaaaaagaagataaaattaAGGAAAAATGTGAAGTAAATGTTGAACTCACCTTACTGGTGGATTCAGCAAAACATACATTTACAATGCCCATATTTACAACTTCAAAGTCTCACTGCCACCACCTAAAACCCGATCAACCTCCCCAGAACAACCAACCAGCTCAACCGGCTTACAATTTGTCACTCCAGACCCACAATTCTCCAACACAATCAAACTCGCCCACCTACTACAATCCACCATACTCGCCCATCACACCATCTTCTCTGCCTGTTTCTTACTAACCCCACAAACCTAACGCACTTCTCCTTTGCCGTAGCCAAACAcccctcagtctctctctctccttgcactcgccctcttcttcaaGTCTGGCGCTTTCTACCCAATCAGAAACCACCACCATGGCGGATTACACTTGCTCGATGCGCTGATGGAGCACCCTATTCTTGACCCGGCCTTGCACTGGTGTAGGATCTTGGACTCACACTCTCTGTAGGCGTTGGACCAAGTATTCGGATTGAGGAATGCTAGCACATTCTGGCCGGACAACAGGTCATCTGGTGGGCAGGCCTGCAGAGCAAGGGGACTGGGCGGTCGAGTAAGATTGTCGACtatgattgagggggagtcacAGGAATTTTGGGGATTTGGGTCCGACTGCTTCTTCATGATGTTGCTCCAATAGGAGATTGGGGCGGTGTTCGGGTGTGGGTTGGGGATTGGGACAGGGGTGACTATGGTCGGAGTCTATGGTTGAGAGAGAAGGGATATGGAGGTAGGTGAGAGTTGCTAAAACCCTAGAGAGTTAAAAATGGGGGCAATAGAGATTGGAGGAAATCAGAGAAAGGAAGAGTGTTTGTTGGGTTTAATCAAGAATGGAACATGGGGCAGAGGTTGGTAGTGGCTGAAGGTTGCAGTAAAGAAGAGGATGGAGATAAACGGAGGAGGAgagaggggaagaagaagaagaagaagaggtaaaaagggcgcaaaaaaaagaggaaaaaaaatgaggtACAAAGGacgcaaaaaaaaaaggagaaaaaaaaaaagaggaaaaaattaaatataaaagaaaaaataacttagggtataatagacatttcagcgTGTAAGGAATGCCACGTCAGAAATTTAATGAAGATTTTGACGAAAAACTGACGGTAAGGACCAATCAGGTGAAATTTgagagtttagggagttttAAGGTGAAATAGAAAATCGAGGAACTGAAACGTCGACTTCCTATAAGTAtggggagtaaacaatattttgttatttttttattacaatttttGAAAGCTTCTAACAATAAGGaattctttttaaaaaaattgaaattgaaatttttttttaaatctgtcatgaaaaaaaaatttcaagttgGAAATGTATTATTTagtttttagaaaaatttacctCTACTTTAATAGAGTCTAACGATAGATTTAatgacagtgagttaagtgcaAGATAATAATGGATCTATGAGTTAtgtgatatttttgaaaaatttgTGAGTTAACTATCGAACAGGTTAAAATTTAAAGACCATTAGTGATTTTTGCCATCTCTAAAAGAATTGGGTGTTTTAGGACATCTGAAATTTGGAGAGAATGATCtgtattttgattgataataggggtctctttatatagaagattataaGCAAAGAATataagtcttacaaggaaattGAATCGTACAATGATTAGGATATCTCCGAATATATATGTAAGA
Above is a genomic segment from Rosa chinensis cultivar Old Blush chromosome 3, RchiOBHm-V2, whole genome shotgun sequence containing:
- the LOC112194616 gene encoding acidic leucine-rich nuclear phosphoprotein 32 family member E-like, whose amino-acid sequence is MVDCSRWASLIVLENCGSGVTNCKPVELVGCSGEVDRVLGGGSLKETKDEEDLEEEGSGEELEHEEDLDQDLEEKSEEESNEDSDDDDVEAVAEGKMEIHLSSKRKK